The Streptomyces sp. A2-16 sequence CGTCCTGCTGCGAACTGCCGTACGAATGTGGTGTATTCGGGCCCTGACGGTACCGAGCAGCCGGGGGGCCGGGGATGGGCTACTGGGGTTACTTCGTCGTGGGCCGCGGGGAGCGGCCGCTGGCCGAGCTGGACGCGCTGGCCGGCGCCGAGGGCATGGTCCTGCGCGAGTCGGCGCCCGGCGGATGGCAGGTCTGGGAGTACGCGAGCGGCGAGGGCGACGTCGGCAACATGAACGCCCTCGCCCTGGAGACCGGTTCACCCGCGCTCTTCGGATACGTCATGGACAGCGCGTCCGTGGCGGTGGAGGCGGCGGGGCCGGAGAGCGGGGCCTGGACGACCTGTCTGGCCCGCGCCGCCATGGCCGGGTTCATCGGGGGCGGCGAGGAGGGGCTGAACCTGGACGACTACTTCCTCGAACCCCGCGACGCGGCCGTGCGGGCCGTGGCCTGGGCCGCGGAGGCGGGGCACCAAGTGGCCGAGGGGCCGCTGCTCGACGTACTGGGCGCCGAACCCGACCCATTGGCCGAAAACCTCTTCTTCCGTATGCTCGACCGACTCGGTGTGGTGCCCCTGTGACACTCCCGGGCCATCGCGCGCAGTAAGGGGAAGTGCGGGTTCCGTTAGGGAATACCGCTTGGCGAGGGAGGCGTGGATGAGTCTGGTGGAGCTGATCGGCCAGGCCGACGAACGCGGACTGGCCGCCAGCGGGTTGGCTTGTTTGGATCGGTGCGTGCCACTGCTCGGCGGCGACGACGAGGTGCTCCGGCCGCTGTGGGCGGGGCTCGCGGACGACGCCGGGGCCGAGGAGTGGGGCGAACGGCTGGAGCAGGTGCGGGGGAAGCTGGGCGGCGGCGAGGAGTTCGGGCCGGCCGACGAGGAGTGCTCCGGCGAGGACGAGGCCGTGCTGATGGCCCGTCGGATGCTCGCCGCCGCGCCGGTCGAACGATCCGCCGCCGCGGTCCGGGAGTGGGCCGACACCTGCTCGGTCGCCGCGCTGCGGATCCACCGGCTGCTCGATCCCCTGAAGGACGCCGGCGACTCGGTCGACGCCCGCCGCGAGGGCCGTACGGAGGGCATGTCCCCGCTCGTCGCTGCCGAACTGCGCCGCCAGATCACCGTCCTGGAACTCCTCGCAGGACACGGCCCGGCAGGACTGCGCCCGGCCCTGGAGGTCTCGACCGAGGGCCGGCGGGTGCTGCGCGCGGTGGTGTCCCGCAGGAGCCGCCGGCGGGGGTGAGCACCGGTGGCTCGGTGGTGAAGCGGCTCAGTGGATCAGCCACTTGACCACCGCGTCCCCGTACTGCGCCGTCTGCCCGTAGAACGCCGTCAGATCCCGGTGCGCCGCCGCGAACACGCCCCGCGCCTCGCGTTCCGCGGCCGCGCCGCCGTGTCTTGGCAGCAGCTCCTCGCGGGCGATCACCCACAGGGCCTCGAAGTCGGCCGCGTCCAGGTAGGTCGAGACGCGGTTGGCCCGGGCCGCGGTCAGCAGCAGGAAGGGCGGCTTGTCGTGGTCGCCCGGGTAGACGGGCAGGCCGCCGAGGACCACCTCGGCGCCGGCGTAGAGGAGTTCGTGGTCCAGATAGGACTTGTCCAGCACCTCCTCCCGGTGCCGTCCTATGCGGTCGCGCACGGCGTCCCAGTCGTCCTCGAACAGCCGTTGCATCCAGTTCGCGCTGTTGCGCAGGGCCGAGGGCGGCACCGCGCGGAGATGGAAGTAGTCGCTCATCAGAGACAGGAGCGCAGGGGAGCGGGGAATCGTCACTCTGCCGTCAACCTCGCTGCCGAAAGGGTCCTGTGACCGTCCGGCAAGGGATACGGCGAAGGTGCGTCGGTCCTGCGGAAGGTCCCCGATTCACGTGACGAAACACCTCGCCAGAACGCTTATCCCCGTGTGACGACTGATGTGACGGCTCATACGACAGCTCATGTGACGACCCGCCAGACATCCGCGCCCACCCCCAGACACCACGCCGCGGCCAAGCCCGTGCGCTGGGCGGCCGACGCGGTGTCGGCCCTGCGCGAGGGCGCCCGCGTCCGGCTCGACTACTCGGCGCAGAGCCTGTGGCGCGTCGACCGGCTGATCGAGGAGATACGGCGGGAAGGCGCGCCGTACGCCGCCGTGGAGACCGTGCTGCGCGGGTTCGGCGCCTACGCCGGTGAGGTCGTCGTCCGTCAGACCGGTGCCGAGTGGTGGACGAGCGGCGGCGAGCACTGGGTCCGTACGCCCGACGGACGGCTGTGGGACCCGGTGGACGAGGCCCGCCGCTGCTTCGCCGGGGACGGCTCGCTGCGGCTGCTGTGCCGGGACGCGACGGGTGGCGTGCGGCGCTGACCCTCCACGTCGTGGTGAACGCGGAACGGGCGTCCGCTCCCCGGGACGCGGGGAAGCGGACGCCCGAGCCGGTGGCCACGCCGGGCCGGGGGCCCTACTTGACGTAGACCAGACCGTCCGTGGTGATCGTCGGGCGGCCGCTGGTGCCGACCACCACGATCTTCACGGTGTGCTTGGCGCTGCTCGACCAGGACTTGGTCCAGATCGCCTGGCGGTAGGCGGTGGTCGAGGACTTCAGATCCACGGTGGCTACCTTCGTGCCGTCCACGTACACGTACGCCTGCCCGGAGGTGGACGCCCGCGAGACCACCCACGCGGCGGACCGGCCGGTGAAGGTCCAGGTCAGGCTCGCGCCCTTGGAACCGCTGGAGTACGACTTCCCGCCGAGGTAGCTGGTGGACGAACGGGTGGTCCAGCTGCCGGACCTCGTCGCCGAGGTCTCCTGGAGGATCATCGGCGTGTACGACGGCGACGAGGTGCGGGTGTTGCCCGCGACGTCGTACGCCTTCATCGACCAGGTGCTCGCGGTACCGGGCTTGGCGGTGCGGCTGGAGCTGGTGGTGGTCGGGCCGAAGGTGGCCGTCGTCGGGGACAGCAGGCTCACCGACTTCAGGGCCTGGGAGTCGGTGGCCTTCCAGCCGAGAGTGACCGGGACGGCGGTGGTGCTGACCGTGCCGGTGCGCAGGGTGACCTTCGGGGTGGTGGAGAAGACCGGCGCGGCGGTGTCGGTCGCGACGGTCAGCGCGGTGGTCGTCGCGGTCCTGCCGGACTGGTGCACGGCCCGCACGGCGACCTTGTGGGTGCCCGCGGTCAGGGTGGTGCTCGCCGATGTGGCCGTACCGGAGGTGGTGGCGACGACCTTGCCGTCGACCAGCAGCTCGACCTTCGAGATCAGCGAACCCGGCGTGGTGGCCGACCACTTCGCCGTGATCGCGCCCTTCGAGTAGTACGTCGAGCCGGACAGGGTCGCGCCGGTCAGCGAGGTGAGCTTCAGCCCCTGCACCGGGCCGGAGGCCCAGGCGCGGAGGGTGGGCAGCTGGGCGTACAGGGAGGTGCCGGGGCACTCGGTGGCGTAGCCGTCGCGGTGGCCGGAGATCCGGTTGAAGGTGTAGAGGGAGCCTGCGGTGAAGCTCGTACCGGCGAGGTTCCGCTGGGTCGCGCCCGCCTTCAGCTGGACCGTGGAGTTGGGGTCGACGCCGTACTGGCCGAGCTTCCAGGCCGCGATCCGGGCGACCGAGGTGAGGGCCGCGTTGGAGGCACCCGCGTCGGTGTAGTTGCCGAGGACCGCGATGCCGGTGGACTCACGGTTCCAGCCGTAGGTGTGCGCGCCGAGGACCGGCAGGTCCACGCCGCCCTTGCGGCCCTCGAAGATCGTGCCGCACTTGTCGACCAGGAAGTTGTAGCCGATGTCGTTCCAGCCGTTGGTCTGCGTGTGGTACGCGTAGATGCCCCGGACGATCGCCGCCGAGTCGGCGCACGAGTAGTCGTTGGTGCCGTCCGTGTGGTGCACGAAGACGGCCTTCACATCGGCGTTGTACTCCGACGGGTCCGGGCTGAGCGACTCGTCGGCACCCCAGCCGGCGCGGGAGACGATCGAGGGCTCCGGAACCGTCGACGGGGGCGCGGTGGGGACGGTGGCGGTCGGAGTCGGCGTCGGTGTCGGTGTGGGCGTGGGGGAGACGGTGGCCGTCGCCGTGTCCGTCGGTGACGAGGAGGCGCTGTCGCTCTCGGTCGGTGACGAGGTGGGCGTCGAGGTGGGCGTGGGGGCCGGCGTCGAGTCGGGCGTCGAGGTGTCCGTCGGGGTCGGTGTCGGCGTCGTCGTCCCGTCCACGGCGAACGCCGCCGGGTCCGTGTCGTCGCCCGCGCTCCGCTGCTCGGCGGCCGTCGCGATGCCCGGGTCGACGAGGTTGACCTCGAGTCCCTTGGGCAGTCCGGCACTCGTGGTGCCGTCCTCGTGGACGACCTGCGCCTGCACGCCGTCCGAGGGGCCGACCCACAGCGGTTCGGAGGCGCCGCGCGCCCCGCTGCGCTCCTCGGGGTCCTCCGGCGGGTCGATGTTCGTCTCCAGGTCCTGCCAGGCGGACCACTCGCCCGTCGCGCTGCTGCGGGTGCGCACCTGCGCCGTGCCCTCCAGCGGCCTGGTCACCCCCGTCCAGGAGACACCGAGCAGCGAGAACTCCTTGGTCCCGGTCCGCGGCAGTTCCCGCTTTCCGGTCGCGGTGCTCTTCAGCGTCAGGTCGTAGACCTTCACCGGCCGCTTGGGCTGTACGTCCCGCGCTGCGTCGGCCGACGGACTGGCCACGGCATAGGTCGCGATGCCGCCGCCCCCCAGGACCACCGCGCCGAGTGTCAGCCACGCCCTCCGCTTCATGCTGAGCGGTCTGTACGCACGGCTCTTCCGACGACTCACTGCCCCACCCTTTTGATTTGGTCACAGAAACACCACCTGTCACACAGGTGGCACTTACACAGCGTGCGAACGCAGCCAGGTGTTACTGGTGTTCGACAAGAGGTGCCCGGGATGTCCGACCAGCTGTGACACTTCCGCGAAGCCCGGCGCTGTTGACCATGGGGGACATGGGCAAGGGCGACCGCGCCGTACGGTGCGCAACCGCCACGAACCGGCACGGACAGGAAAGTTTTTGGGCCAGGGAGGGGAACCCCGCCGCGTGCAGGCGTACGACGGGGAACTGGGCGCGGCCGTCGCGCGGGCCCAGGAGGGCGACGAGACCGCCTTCGCGGTCGCCTACCGGCTGGTGCAGCCGGGACTGCTCGGCTATCTGCGCGGGCTGGTCGGGGAGGACGCGGAGGACGTGGCCTCGGACGCCTGGCTGGAGATCGCCCGGGACCTGGGCAGGTTCAGGGGCGACGGGGCCGGGTTCCGCGGCTGGACCGCGACCATCGCCCGGCACCGGGCCCTGGACCATCTGCGCCGGCAGAAGGTGCGGCCCCGGTCGGCGGCGCTGGAGCAGGACATGCTGGACCTGCCCGGCCCGCACAGCACGCCCGACCAGGCGCTGGAGTCCCTGTCCACCCAGTACGCGCTGGACCTGGTCCGGGGGCTCCCGAGGGACCAGGCCGAGGCGGTGCTGCTGCGGGTGGTGGTCGGCCTGGACGGCCCAGCCGCCGCCCGCGTCCTCGGCAAGCGCCCCGGCGCGGTGCGTACGGCCGCGTACCGGGGTCTGAAGCGGCTCGCGCATCAGCTGGGCGTCGAGAGTGTGACGGATGACGGCCCCCGGACGCTGGGGGAGTCGACATGACAGGCCAGGACGCCACGTCGGACAGGGACGGACACGGCATGGGTGACGAGCGGAGCGGCGATGCCTCCGGCCGCCGGCATGCGCGCTCGGCGAAGGCCGTGCGGGGGCGGGCACGGGGCGACGGCTCGGTGCCCGGCCGGGAGGAGTCGTACGGCCACGAGTCCCCGTCCGGCGACAGCCCCCTGGAAGCACTGCTCGCCGCGGCCATCCGTGGGGAGAAGTGCGAGGACGAGGCGGAGCGCCGGGCCGTGGGCGCCTTCCGGGCGGCGAGGGACGCGGGGGAGCATCGGGCGCGGACGC is a genomic window containing:
- a CDS encoding DUF1877 domain-containing protein; the protein is MSDYFHLRAVPPSALRNSANWMQRLFEDDWDAVRDRIGRHREEVLDKSYLDHELLYAGAEVVLGGLPVYPGDHDKPPFLLLTAARANRVSTYLDAADFEALWVIAREELLPRHGGAAAEREARGVFAAAHRDLTAFYGQTAQYGDAVVKWLIH
- a CDS encoding peptidoglycan recognition protein yields the protein MKRRAWLTLGAVVLGGGGIATYAVASPSADAARDVQPKRPVKVYDLTLKSTATGKRELPRTGTKEFSLLGVSWTGVTRPLEGTAQVRTRSSATGEWSAWQDLETNIDPPEDPEERSGARGASEPLWVGPSDGVQAQVVHEDGTTSAGLPKGLEVNLVDPGIATAAEQRSAGDDTDPAAFAVDGTTTPTPTPTDTSTPDSTPAPTPTSTPTSSPTESDSASSSPTDTATATVSPTPTPTPTPTPTATVPTAPPSTVPEPSIVSRAGWGADESLSPDPSEYNADVKAVFVHHTDGTNDYSCADSAAIVRGIYAYHTQTNGWNDIGYNFLVDKCGTIFEGRKGGVDLPVLGAHTYGWNRESTGIAVLGNYTDAGASNAALTSVARIAAWKLGQYGVDPNSTVQLKAGATQRNLAGTSFTAGSLYTFNRISGHRDGYATECPGTSLYAQLPTLRAWASGPVQGLKLTSLTGATLSGSTYYSKGAITAKWSATTPGSLISKVELLVDGKVVATTSGTATSASTTLTAGTHKVAVRAVHQSGRTATTTALTVATDTAAPVFSTTPKVTLRTGTVSTTAVPVTLGWKATDSQALKSVSLLSPTTATFGPTTTSSSRTAKPGTASTWSMKAYDVAGNTRTSSPSYTPMILQETSATRSGSWTTRSSTSYLGGKSYSSGSKGASLTWTFTGRSAAWVVSRASTSGQAYVYVDGTKVATVDLKSSTTAYRQAIWTKSWSSSAKHTVKIVVVGTSGRPTITTDGLVYVK
- a CDS encoding RNA polymerase sigma factor; this translates as MGQGGEPRRVQAYDGELGAAVARAQEGDETAFAVAYRLVQPGLLGYLRGLVGEDAEDVASDAWLEIARDLGRFRGDGAGFRGWTATIARHRALDHLRRQKVRPRSAALEQDMLDLPGPHSTPDQALESLSTQYALDLVRGLPRDQAEAVLLRVVVGLDGPAAARVLGKRPGAVRTAAYRGLKRLAHQLGVESVTDDGPRTLGEST